GGTGCGCCGGCCGGCGACCGTGACCTGACCGGGCACCGGCCCGCCACGACCGGCGGCGCGGACGCGGCGTGGGGCCACGGGTCCGCTACGGCCGGCGGTGCGGACGCGGCGTGGGGCCACGGGGCTGCCTCGACGGCGCACCGCGCCCCGAACACCGGCCGGACGCCGACCGGCACCGGTACGCCGTGGAACGGCCCCGCCGACTGGCCCGGCTCGAACGGCTGGCCCGCGTCGGAGAACCGGTCCGGGGCCGACGGCTGGACGGCCGCGGAGGGCCGGACCGGCTCGGACGGGTGGGCCGCCTACGAGGGCCGCACCGGTTCGACCACGCGTCCGGGCGCCGTGAACCGGGACCTCACCGGCCGTGGCGCGGCGGCGGGCGAGAACCACGACCTCCCCGGCCGGGACGCGGCACCGGGCAGGAACCACGACCTCACCGGCCGTGGTGCGGTGCCGGGCGAGAACTACGACTTCGCCGGCCGTGGCGCGGCGCCGGGCCGGAACGCCGGCGTCCGCGGTCCGGTGCCCGGACAGGCCGGTGCCCGCGACGGCGAGCCGTACGCGGCGCGGCCCGAGGGCCGGGCGGACCAGCCCGGCGCCGCCGCTGCCGCGCAGCCGGGCACCGCCGGCCGGCGTCCGGCCGACGCGCAGTCCCCGGTCCGGCGGGCCGGTGTGTCCGCGCAGCCGGCAGGTGCCGTGGAGAGCACACCGAGCCGGGCCGGCCGCAAGGGCTTCGCGAACCTCGGTGATCTCGCCGAGCTGGCGCGGATCGCCGCGCTCGCCGAGCGCTCCGGATCCCGGGACAGCCGACCGCGCGACCTGCCCACGCGGCAGAGCGTCTCGCTGAGCCTGCCCCGGCCGGCCGCGGCCGCCGTCGCGGCGCAGCTGCCGGAGTCCGCGCCGAGCGCGCCTAGCCCTCGGTCGACGATCTACTCCAGCCGGCACGCGGCCGGCTGATCGCACCGCCGTCCGGGCGGCCGGCTGATCGCACCACCCCGTCCGGGCGGCCGACTGGTTGCACCGCCGTCCGGGCGGCCGACTGACCACACCACCGTTCGGGCGGCCGCCCAGCACGTCTGCCGGCCCGGCCCGGCACGTCTGCCGGCCCGGCCCGGCGCTCGGCGCGAGGCCGGGCCCGCGCCCGCCGCCGGGCTCGCCTGCCCGACCCGCCCGCCCACGGCGGCCCGGCAGGCCGGTGCCTCAATATTGAGCCCGGTAAGCAGAGCCGGGCGGGCGACCGGGCCGGGGTGGGCCGGGGGCCGTAGGCTGGGCGGATGTCGTTCGCCGCGGGCGGGAGCCCGTACTCGGATCTGGGCCGGCCGCCGCTGAACGAGCGGGCGCTGCGCCGGGCGCTGCTGACCCCGGGTGCGCTGTGGCGCCGGCTGGAGGTGCGGGCCGAGACCGGCTCGACGAACGCGGACGTGGCCGCCGCGGCCCGGGACGACGAGCCGGAGGGCCTGATCGTGGTGGCCGAGCGGCAGATTGCCGGGCGTGGGCGGCTCGGCCGCACCTGGGAGTCGCCGGCCCGCGCCGGACTGTCGCTGAGCGTGTTGCTGCGGCCGAACGTGCCGGACGAGGCGCGCGGCTGGGCGGCGGTGCCCACGGCGGCGTACGGCTGGCTGCCGTTGCTCGCCGGGGTGGCGCTGTGCGCGAGCGTGCACCGGGTGACCGGCCTGGACGCCTCGCTCAAGTGGCCGAACGATCTGCTGGTCCCGGTCGGCGACGGTGAGGGGAAGACGGCCGGGATCCTGGCCGAGGGCGTGTCCGGCGCGGTGGTGCTGGGCGTCGGGCTGAACGTGAGCCTGCGCGCGGACGAGCTGCCCGACCGGCCCACCGGTCCGCCGGCCACGTCGCTGGTGCTGGCCGGCGCGCCGGACGCGGACCGGGAGCCGTTGCTCAAGGCGTTCCTGCGGAGCCTGGCGGACTGGTACGCGCGCTGGCGGGAGGCCGGCGGCGACGCGGAGGCGAGCGGGCTGCGGCAGGCCTACCGGGAGAGCTGCGGCACGATCGGCAAGCGGGTGCGGGTGCTGCTGCCGGACGGGGCGGAGGTGTCCGGCTTCGTGACCGGTGTCGACGACGACGCGCGGCTGCTGGTCCGCACGCCCGCCGGTGACCGCCCGCTGGCCGCCGGTGACGTCGTGCATCTGCGCTGACCGCGGGCTCAGGTCCGTACCGGCGAACGGCTGGTTTTCGGATGATCGTGACCCTGCGTCGGACGTTTGGTACGCACGCGCTACCGTGCTGCGCAAATCCCCTAGAGGAGGATGCCGTGGCCTTTCCGGAGGACGTGCTCACCAGTGACGAGCACGTCGTGTTGCACCTTCACCCGCACTGGAAGGCGCTGATCGGGCCGGTGGCCGTCACCGTGCTCGCGGTCGCGGCCGTCGGCGCGAGTTTCCTGCTGCCCGAGGGCTGGCTGATCGGCCAGCTGGCGATCGTCGTGGTGGCGGTCGTGCTCGTGGGCTGGCTGGCGCTCTGGCCGTTCCTGGTCCGGCGGACCACGCACTACGTCTTCACGAACGAGCGGGTGCTGCTGCAGAAGGGCGTGCTCAACCGCGACCGGCGGGACATCCCGCTGTCCCGGGTGAACGACCACTCGATGACGCAGCGCTTCGTCGAGCGGCTGCTCGGCTCCGGCACGCTGACCATCGAGTCGGCCGGGGAGCGCGGCCAGTCCGTGCTGACCGACATCCCGCGCATCGAGCAGGTGCAGACCACGCTGTACGAGCTGGTCGAGGCGGACCGGGACAAGCACACGCTCGGCGACGACGAGCTGCGGGACGCGCTGAGGACGCAGGGGAACCCGGCCTAGCGGGCCGGTCTGCGCACGAACCAGCCACGGAACCGGAGGCGGAGCACGTCCTCCTCCGGGTATCCGGCGGCGTCGAGGCGGCTCATCGTCCCCTCGAGCGTGACGGTGCCGAGGCCGGGCCGCGCGTCGGACGGCCGGCGGCCGAGCACCTCCAGGCGGGTGCCGAGCCGGTCCCCGCCGCGGACCGGGGCGAGCCAGCGCAGCTCCTCGATGCCCGGTGAGGCGTCCGCGGCGGCGCGCTGGAGCAGATGCTCGACGTACGCGCGCATGAACAGGCTCGCGGTGAACCAGCCGCTCGCGATCAGGCCCCGGTACGGGCTGCGGGCGGCCAGGTCGCCGTCGACGTGGTACCACTGCGGGTCGAACCGCTCCGCGAACGTGATCATCTCGATCTCGTCGACGGCCGTCACCCCGAGGTCGAACACCAGCCCCGGGGTGAGGTCCTCGAAGAACACGTCCGCCGGCTCACCCGTGCCGGACCGGATCACGGTCCCGGTCAGGACGTCGGGTTCGGGACGGGGGTGTTGCTATCCGCGGTCCGCTGCTGAGGGGCGACCGCGGTGACGCCGTTTGGGCGGGCGTCCGCGCCCTCGTCGTCGTCCTGGTGGGTCGAGTGCTCGGCCAGTTCCGCGGTGAGGTCGAGGTCGGCCATCGCCTGCGGGTCGATGTCGTCGATGTGCAGGTGGTCGACCTGGCCGGCCGGGACCTTGCGGAACACGAACGTGCGGTACGACCAGAACCGGAACAGCGTGCCGAGGATCTGGCCGCCGAACTTGGCGATGTTGAGCGCCAGCAGTGTCTCCAGGCCGAGCCCGTACTTGAACGCGGCGAGCACACCGGACTCGATGCCGAGCGCGACCGCGTTGAAGAAGAAGAAGAGCACGTACTCACGGCGCATGCTCGACTTCGGGCGGTCACGGTACGTCCAGTGCCGGTTCATCAGGTACGACGTGAGGGTCGCGATGCCGGTCGCGACGACGTTCGCCTTCAGCTGCCCACCCTGCATCACGGTCAGGATGAGGATGTTGAAGATGGCGAAGTTGATTCCGAAGTTGACGCCGCCGACGATGCCGAACTTGGCCGCCTCGCGGATCAGCTTCTGCCACCGTTCCGGCAGCAGACGGAGAAGACGCATTCGGCCACCTTACGACAGGTTGTCGGGTGCGAGCGGGGGACCGGTCGGTAGCAAATTCATTGCGGTGTCCTTAGTCACGTTCCGTACTTTCCGCAGGTACGGGCGGTGGCGTCGTCGCTACGAAGACGAACGTCCGGTACGACCAGAACCGGACGAGTGTGCCGAGCGCCGTGCCCAGGAACTGCGCAGAGATGTAGTCGGCGGCCTCGGTCTGAAAAACCGGCCAGACCGAACCGAGCCCGTAATGGGTCAGCGCGAGTGTGCCGAGCGCCACACCAATTCCGACCAGGTTGAAGAAGAAGTAGAGCCCGTACTCGCGGGCGAGGCCGGACCGCTCCCGGTGTCGCCAGGTCCAGAAGCGGTTGCCGAAGAACGCGAGCGTGGCGGCGATCGACGCGGCGATCGCCTTGGCCGTGAGCGTCTCCATCCCGAGGCCCTGCAGACAGAACGCGTAGATCGCGAAGTCGACCACGAACGCGATGCCGCCCACCACGCCGAACTTGCCGATCTCCTGGACGAGGTGGCCGAAGCGTGCCCACAGCTTGTGCATCCGGCCAGGGTACTCAGGCGCGCGCGTGCCGCACGCGGACCCGGCATCGACCGCCGTTGACCTCGCTCAGCTCGCCCACCCGCAGCGCGCACTGCCGGCAGCGGGCGAGGTGGTGGCCCACCTTGGTGCGCTCCCGCGCGGAGAGCCGGGCGCGCAGGTAGCCGCCGAGCCGGTCGCTGGTCCACCGGCAGTCCGCGGACGCCGCGCCGGCCAGGTGCTCGCGCAGGTAGCCCTGGCGCAGCCCCTCCCGCGCGCGGTGGGCGAGCACCGCGGCCGCGTTGGGCGTGAGGCCGAGCAACGGTGCGACCTGGCTGGGCGTGGCGCCCTCCACCTCGGTGCGCCACAGCACCTCGCGCCAGCGGGCCGGCAGCTTGCGGAACGCGCGGGCCGCGTACGCCTGCTCCAGCGCGGCCAGCGTGGGGTCGGGGAACGGCTCGCTCACGTCGTACCGCGTCAGGTCGTCGGTGAACTGCAGCCGCCGGTCCCGGCGGACGCGGTGGTAGCAGACGTGCCGCAGCGTGGTGCTCAGGTAGGCGCGGAACGCGAGCTGCGGCCCCTGGCCGGCGCGCAGCTTCGCCAGCACCTTGGCGAACGTCTCGGCGACCAGGTCCTCGACGTCGGCCGGGTCGCGGACCAGCGTGCGGGCCAGCGCGCGGGCCGCGTCCGAATGACGTTCCCAGAGCGTGCCGTAGGCGTCCGGGTCGCCGGCGCGGACCGCGTCGAGCAGGGCCGCGTCCTCGACCGCGGAGTCCAGGGACTCCAGGCCCAGCGAGGGCTCCGCGGGTTTGGACGGTGAGTCGGAAGAGTGATCAGTGCCCATTGCTTGCCTCCTGGTGACGGGGTTGGGGAGGTACGCCTGGGATGTCGGTTGACTCCGAGCTTATGGCAAAAAGTCCGGATTGTGCAGACCCGGCCTCTCCCCGAAAGTTCTTGCGCGCAACTGCGCGCCCGGCCATAGAAACCACCGTGAAAGTGCAGCAGTACCGCTGTTTGTGCACTTGTTCACGGAAAACACGCGCTGAACTGAAACGTCATTCGCCTTACGCTGTGGAGAACTCCCGTGACGGACCCAGGCGTGCGCGAACGTGCTTACGCCCGGTCTCCGTACACGCGAACGGTCAACGTCGACCTAAGGAGATCAGTGATGTCAGCCCCCACCACCGACCACCGTGATCTGTTGACCTGGGTCCGCCAGGTCGCCGACCTCACCCAGCCCGACCGCGTCGTCTGGTGCGACGGGTCCGACGACGAGTACCGCCGGCTCACCGACGAGCTGGTCGGAACGGGCACGCTGGTCCGGCTCAACCCGGATCACCGTCCCGCGTCGTTCTGGGCGCGCACCGACCCGTCCGACGTGGCCCGGGTCGAGGAGCGCACGTTCATCTGCTCGGCCGACGAGGCCGACGCCGGCCCCACCAACAACTGGGTCGCGCCGGACGAGATGAAGCGCACGATGACGGAGCTGTACCGCGGCGCTATGCGTGGTCGTGCCATGTACGTGATCCCTTTTTGTATGGGTCCCTTGGACGCCGAGGATCCCAAATTCGGGGTCGAAATCACGGACAGCGCGTACGTCGTGGCCTCCATGCGCATCATGACGCGCATGGGCAGCGCGGTGCTGGCGGCGATGGGGTCGGACGCGCGGTACGTCCGGGCGCTGCACTCCGTCGGCGCGCCGATCGAGCCCGGCGACGCGGACGTGCCGTGGCCGTGCAGCCGGACGAAGTACATCTCGCACTTCCCGGAGAGCCGGGAGATCTGGTCGTACGGCTCCGGCTACGGCGGCAACTCGCTGCTCGGCAAGAAGTGCTACGCGCTGCGGATCGCCGGCGTGCTCGCCCGCGACGAGGGCTGGCTGGCCGAACACATGCTGATCATCAAGGTGACCTCGCCGGAGGGGCGGGTGCGGCACATCGCCGGCGCGTTCCCGTCCGCCTGCGGCAAGACCAACCTGGCCATGCTCGACCCGGTGCTGCCCGGCTGGAAGGTCGAGACGATCGGCGACGACATCGCCTGGATGCGCTTCGGGCCGGACGGCCGCCTCTACGCGATCAACCCGGAGTTCGGGCTGTTCGGCGTGGCACCCGGCACGGACTGGACGACGAACGCGAACGCGATGCGCACGCTCGCCCGCGGCAACGCGATCTTCACGAACGTCGCGCGCACCGACGACGGCGACGTCTGGTGGGAGGGCATGGGCGACCCGCCGGCGCACCTCACGTCCTGGACGGGCGAGTCCTGGACGCCGTCGTCCGGGACACCCTCGTCGCATCCGAACAGCCGGTTCTGCGTGCCCATCGGCCAGTGCCCGACACTGGCCGCGGAGTACGACGATCCGCACGGCGTGCCGATCGACGCGATCCTGTTCGGCGGGCGGCGCAAGACCACGGTGCCGCTGGTCGCGGAGGCGCGCGACTGGACGCACGGCGTCTACCTCGGTGCCACGCTCTCGTCCGAGACCACCGCGGCCGCGGCCGGCGAGGTCGGCGTGGTGCGCCGCGACCCGATGGCGATGCTGCCGTTCATCGGCTACCACGCCGGTGACTACGTCAACCACTGGCTCTCGCTGGGGAAGTCCGCCCCGGACGCGGCACTGCCGAAGATCTTCTACGTCAACTGGTTCCGCCGCGACGACGACGGCGGTTTCCTCTGGCCCGGCTTCGGGGAGAACATCCGGGTGCTCAAGTGGATCACCGAGCGCCTGGACGGGCGGGGTGCCGCCGTGGAGAGCCCGATCGGCCTGCTGCCACCGCCGTCCGCGATCGACGTCACCGGCCTGTCCCTCCCGCCGGGTGCGCTGGAGGCCGCACTCGCGGTCGACCCGGACGAGTGGCGCGCGGAACTCCCGCTGATCACCGAGTGGTTCGAGCGGTTCGGCGACAAGCTGCCGGCCGCGCTCTGGGCGGAACTGGACGCGCTCCGGGCCCGCCTGGGCTGAGCCGGCCCGTCCCGCGCGCCCGGCCTGGGCCGCGCGCCCGGCCTGGGCCGCGTGCCCGGCCTGGGCCGCGTGCCCGGCCTGGGCCGCGTGCCCGGCCTGGGTCGCGTGCCCGGCCTGGGTCGCGTGCCCGGCCTGGGTCGCGTGCTCGGCCGGTCCGGGCGCGGCTCGGCTGATCCGCCGTGCGGCCGGGGGACGTCCGACCACTCGGGCGTCCCCCATGTGGCCGGATTGTGACGTTTTTAGAGCCGCGCAAAGGCGGACGAAAGCCGCTAATCTCAGGAACCGGTGCCCGTCCGGCCCTGGCGTCACTTGCCACGATGGCTAGGCTGCGTGGTGATGAATCTGCGGGACCTTGTCTACAGCGCCTACGAGCGGCGGCTGACCAGCAAACTGGTCGGCAAGCCGGTGCCCAGGCACGTGGGCGTCATCGTCGACGGCAACCGCCGGTGGGCCAAGGAAATGGGTTTCATCGACCCGAACGACGGCCACCGCGTCGGCGCCGAGCGCATCAAGCACCTGCTCGACTGGTGCGACCAGGCCGGCATCGAGCACGTCACGCTCTACCTGCTGGCCACCGACAACCTGCGGCGCCCCGCCAAGGAACTCGACCCGCTGCTGCGCATCATCGAGGTTCTCGGCACCGAGCTCGCCGAGGACGGCAACCCCTGGCGCCTGCGCATGGTCGGCGCACTCGACCTGCTCCCGGCCGAGACCGCCACCACGCTCAAGGCCGCCCAGGAGAAGACCCGCACCCGCTCCGGCGGCGTCGAGGTCAACTTCGCGGTCGGCTACGGCGGCCGCCGCGAGATCGCCGACGCGGTCCGGTCCCTGCTCTCCGAGCACGCCCGCGCCGGCGGCACCATCGAGGAACTGGTCGAGGTCCTCGACGTCGACCACATCGCCGAACACCTCTACACCAAGGGCCAGCCCGACCCCGACCTGATCATCCGGACCAGCGGGGAGCAGCGCCTCTCCGGCTTCCTGCTCTGGCAGTCGGCCCAGTCCGAGTTCTACTTCTGCGACGCCAACTGGCCGGAGTTCCGCCGCACCGACTTCCTCCGCGCCCTCCGCGCCTACGGCGACCGCCAGCGCCGCTTCGGCGCCTGACGACCGAAGACCTGCCGGACCCGATTGCTTTTCCCGCTTCCGGCGGCTCGTCTTCCGCATGCTCCCGCGGGCACCGGTCGTCGCTGGCGCTCCTCCCTGCCGGTCCCGCCCCACAAGCCCGAACCCCCGCGCCCGGCCCGCGCCCGCGTCCGGCCCGCGCCCGCGCCCGCGCCCGCGTCCGGCCCGCGCCCGAACGAGCGGATTGCGATTCGCGATTCGCCGGTGATCCGCGCGCGGGCCGCGGGTGTCCGAAATTTCGGTATATAGCGTTTTGCGGCGTGACAGTGTGCGGGCCGCTGAAGGGGTCTCGCACCGGTCCGGGAACGCGGCGCGCTGTCGGGCCCGAGTGGTCAGTCAGTGCGGTAAGAAAGGTTCATTCGGGAAGCCGGCCACGTTTCCGCTGGGCTGATAGATCGCTCAGCCGCGAACGGTGGCATGGCACGGCGACAGCGATCGCGAGCCGAGCCGGATATGACGATATTTCCGACGCGTGGCGCCCGAGCCTGAGCTTTCGGCCGGCATTCCGTGGTGTCGTCCTGCTTGATGGGGGATGACGTGTGGCAAGTCGTTGCCATCCGAGCCGGATGACGACGATCCGCCACACGGCATCCACGAAGTCGGGAGTTCCACAAAGCCGGTCGCAGGCGGGAGGGACGCCGGTGTGCCGAGGCGCGGCCGGCTACGCCGGGGTGCGGCCGGCAGAAAGGCCGGCATGGCCCGGCCGGCGGAAAGGCCGGTGTGGCCGGACCGGCGGAAAGCCGGTGTGGCCGGACCGGCGGAAAGGCCCGGTGTGCGGCCGGGTTGGGGCACCGGCCTCTCGGGAACGGGAGGCCGGGGCGGCGTGCGGGTCAGGCGGCGTTGGCCTGGAGGATCTTGACGGCGTCGGCGAGGAACGCGCCGACCGCCACCGGGGACTCGATGGTGAAGTCGGCGGCGTCGGAGACTTCCTGGCCGGTCTCGTCGGAGCTGGCCACGGCCACGCAGACGCCGAGGAAGCCGGGCTCGACGGCAGTGCGGGCGCGGAGTGCGTCGAAGGCCTTGATGTCGGAGACGTCGTCGCCGAAGTACCACGCGCAGCCGACGGAGAGCACGGCCTCGCTGATCACGAAGCCCTTGTCGCGGTCGACCGGGGGCTTGAGCTCGATGACCTTGCGGCCGAGCTGGACCTTGAGGCCGCGGCGCTCGGCCTCGGCGTGTGCCCAGGCCTCGATCTCGGCGGCGTGCTCGGGGGTCTTGCGCCAGTGCAGCGCGACGGAGAGGCGCTTGAACTCGACGTAGGCCTTGTCGCCGAGGGTGGTGCGCGCGTCGGACGCGACCTCCTCGACGACCGGGACCCAGGGGAGCGCGGCCGGCTCGGTGACCGTCTCGCCCTTGCCGTGGCTGCGCTCCAGCCCGTACAGCCCGAAGAGGTCGACCTCGGACAGGGTGCCGAAGCGGGCGCGCAGGAAGTCGACCGGGCGCGCGGAGACGATGGCGACGCGGCGGACGAGGCGGGAGAGTGCGTCGAGCGCCTCGAGCACCTCGGGCACCGGCTCGGACGCGCCGGGGTCGTCGGTGATCGGCGACAGGACGCCGTCGAAGTCGAAGAAGAGGGCGCAGTCAGCCGCTCGGCTCGCGGTGGCCTGCCAGGCCTCGGTGGGGGTTACTCGGTTCGACGACACGCCGGTCAGCGTACCCGCAGATATCCGTCACGACCGAGTGAACAGGGGCTCATTCACTGCGCCGAAAATCAGTCTTGACAGTACGTGAATGTCTTCACTCATCGCTGGCCAGCACCTACAGGGCGGGAAAACGTAACCTTGTGCATCTGGTCGTAGTCGCATTGTGCAGTTAGCGTCTTACTCACGGCACGGGGTTTTCCCGAGCCGGCCGGCCCGGCCCGGACCTGCGACGGAGTGCGCCACGGGGCCCGCATCCGACCCCGTGACATGCAAGGGCCACCGGTGGAGGCGGATTGCGGGTGGGGTTCGGGTGCACGCCCGTTCGGAGCAGGCCTGTGACGATTCGTCCAACCACTTCTCGGGCCGATCACGACCCGACCGCCCTCCCCGTGACCGAGTCCGCAACCGACGCCAGCGAGCACCACGAGGCGGCGGGAAGCACGGACGGGGAGCCTCCTCAAGCCCGGTCCGTCCAGGTTTTCGTCCTGGACACGTCGGTGCTGCTGTCCGATCCCGCGGCCTTCCACCGCTTCGCGGAGCACGAGGTGGTTCTGCCCCTCGTCGTGATCACGGAGCTGGAGGGCAAGCGCAGCCATCCGGAACTGGGCTGGTTCGCGCGGCAGTCGCTGCGGCTCCTCGACGATCTGCGGGTCAAGTACGGGCGGCTGGACCAGCCCGTGCTCGCCAATGACGCCGGGGGCACGCTGCGCGTCGAGCTGAACCACTCGGACGACTCGATCCTGCCGCACGGCTTCCGGAACGAGTCGAACGACGCCCGCATCCTCTCCGTGGCGCTCAACTTCGCGGCCGAGGGCCGCGAGGTGACGCTGGTCTCCAAGGACATGCCGCTGCGGGTCAAGGCGGCGTCCGTCGGTCTGGTGGCGGACGAGTACCGCCACGGTCAGGCGATGGACGCGACCTGGACCGGCATGTCCGACCTGGAGCTCTCCGAGGGTGAGGTGCAGCGGCTCTACTCCGGTGAGGCGCTCGAGCTGGACGAGGTGGCGGGAAAGCCGGTGCACACCGGTCTTGTCGTGCACTCGCCGCGCGGCTCCGCGCTGGCGCGCGTGATGCACGACCGGACCGTGAAGCTGGTGCGTGGTGATCGGGAGGCGTTCGGGCTGCGCGGCCGGTCGGCCGAGCAGCGGATCGCGCTGGACCTGCTGCTGGACGAGTCGATCGGCATCGTGTCGCTGGGCGGCCGGGCCGGCACCGGCAAGTCGGCACTGGCACTCTGCGCGGGCCTGGAGGCCACCATGGAGCGGAACCGGCACAAGAAGGTGGTGGTCTTCCGCCCGCTCTACGCGGTCGGCGGGCAGGAGCTGGGATATCTGCCCGGGTCCGAGTCGGAGAAGATGTCGCCCTGGGCGCAGGCCGTCTTCGACACGCTCGGCGCGGTGGTGCACGAGAACGTGATGGAGGAGGTCCTGGCGCGCGGCATGCTCGAGGTGCTGCCGCTGACCCACATCCGTGGGCGGAGCCTGCACGACGCGTTCGTCATCGTGGACGAGGCGCAGTCGCTGGAGCGGAACGTGCTGTTGACCGTGCTGTCCCGGATCGGTCAGGGCTCGCGGGTGGTGCTCACCCACGACGTCGCGCAGCGTGACAATCTGCGAGTGGGTCGTCACGATGGGGTCACGGCCGTGATCGAGGCGCTGAAGGGTCACCCGATCTTCGCCCATGTGACGCTGACCCGATCGGAGCGGTCACCGATTGCTGAGGTGGTCACAGACCTGCTGGAGGATATCCCACGTTAGAGGGTCTAGATCAACTGGGATATGTCCGCATCTGAAGGCTTTCCAGGTGTGGCACATATCACAAATGTGCCTGAGGATTTCACTTAAGCCTTGCGCTGGGTGAGGGTGTTCGACGGGCGTCCGTCGAGACCCTCGCTGCCGGAGATCGTCTTCCGGCCCACCCGGACCGTTCGGATCCGGGTGGCAGCGGGGCCGGCTCTGTCGAGTCGGGGACGCTTGCGGCGTGGATCTGTCACGCTCCGTGGTTGGCCGTCGATGGCCGATCCGGGGTGGATCTTCGCGTCGCGTCCTTGCCCCCGACGAAGGGACCCCTTCGTGAGTCCGCTGTGGAGCCGTTACGGTGTCCGCTCGGCGTCCGTCGCCCTCCTGGTTTCCGGGGTCATCGGCGGCGTGTACCTGAGCCAGGACCGTGAGATTCAACAGCAGAGCGTCTCCGCGCAGGCCGAGTTCGAAGCCACGCTCGCGGAAGAGCAGTACGTCAAGGATCGGCACGCCGAGTACACCAAGGTGCACGCCAAGGAGGCCGAGTCCGAGCGGCTCGCCGCCGAGAAGGCCGCCGAGACCGCGAAGGCCGCCGCCAAGCGCGCCGCCGCCGCCGAGGAGTCCGCCAGCCGCAAGGCCGAGCGGGAGAAGGCGGCGAAGGAGGCCGCGGAGCGGAAGAAGGCCGAGGAGGAGGCCGCGGCGAACGAGGACGCCTCGGAACCCGCGGCGTTCGCCGGCCCGATCCCCGCGTCGTGCGGCGAGTACAGCGGCAACCGCGCCACCGGCTGCGCGATCATGCTGGACTCCGGCTTCGGCATCGACCAGTTCCCCTGCCTGGACAAGCTGTGGACGAAGGAGTCCGGCTGGAACCACCAGGCGCAGAACCCGAGCTCCGGTGCCTACGGCATCCCGCAGTCCCTGCCGGGAAGCAAGATGGCCTCGGCGGGCAGCGACTGGGAGTCCAACCCGGCCACCCAGATCAGCTGGGGCCTCGGCTACATCAAGGGCCGCTACGGCACGCCCTGTGAGGCCTGGGCGCACTCGCAGAGCGTCGGCTGGTACTAGAAAGAACGCCGGAAGGGGCGCGCGGGCGGTTCGCCGGCGCGCCCCTTCGTCGTCCCGTCTTGGCCGGATATGCGGCAGAGGGTGCATTTGCCCACTTATGCTGCCTGAGATGCGGCACAGCACAGGCAAGACCCTTCGCCGGTACGGATGGGAGCGCGCGCTCCGCGTACCCCTGCTGCTCGTTGCCCTGGTCCTGGCCCTGGCCGCGGCCCTGCCGGCACCGGCCGCGGCGGGGCGCCACGACCTGGAGGTGGTCGGCGGCGACGCGGCCCGCACCGGTCAGTTCCCGTGGGTCGTCCGGGTCTCCGCCGGGTGCGCCGGCACGCTGGTCGCGGCGCGGGTGGTGCTGACCGCCGCGCACTGTGCCGCCGGCCTGCCGGTCGACGGGATCGCGGTCACGGCCGACACGGTCGACCTGGACGACCGGCGGTCCCGCGAGGCCCGGGTGGTCCGCATGATCGTGGCGGCCGGCTACCGGCAGGTGACCGAGGGGGACGACTGGGCGCTGCTGCAGCTCGACCGCCGGCTGCCGCTGCCGACGATCCCGGTCAACGACGCGTCCGGGTACGACACCGGCCGGTTCACCGTGATCGGATGGGGCGCCACCGGCGAGGACCAGGCACAGCAGCGCAAACTGCGGTACGCCGAGGTGCCGCTGGTCGCGGACCACACCTGCGTGAGTGCGTACCGCGAGGCCGGTTACACGTACCGGCCGGACGAGATGCTCTGCGCCGGGTACGTCGCCGACGGCCGGCGCGACGCCTGCTACGGCGACTCGGGCGGGCCGCTGGTCCGGCGCGACGCCTACGGCACCTGGCGACAGGT
This genomic window from Catenuloplanes niger contains:
- a CDS encoding isoprenyl transferase; this encodes MNLRDLVYSAYERRLTSKLVGKPVPRHVGVIVDGNRRWAKEMGFIDPNDGHRVGAERIKHLLDWCDQAGIEHVTLYLLATDNLRRPAKELDPLLRIIEVLGTELAEDGNPWRLRMVGALDLLPAETATTLKAAQEKTRTRSGGVEVNFAVGYGGRREIADAVRSLLSEHARAGGTIEELVEVLDVDHIAEHLYTKGQPDPDLIIRTSGEQRLSGFLLWQSAQSEFYFCDANWPEFRRTDFLRALRAYGDRQRRFGA
- the otsB gene encoding trehalose-phosphatase, whose translation is MSSNRVTPTEAWQATASRAADCALFFDFDGVLSPITDDPGASEPVPEVLEALDALSRLVRRVAIVSARPVDFLRARFGTLSEVDLFGLYGLERSHGKGETVTEPAALPWVPVVEEVASDARTTLGDKAYVEFKRLSVALHWRKTPEHAAEIEAWAHAEAERRGLKVQLGRKVIELKPPVDRDKGFVISEAVLSVGCAWYFGDDVSDIKAFDALRARTAVEPGFLGVCVAVASSDETGQEVSDAADFTIESPVAVGAFLADAVKILQANAA
- a CDS encoding PhoH family protein → MDTSVLLSDPAAFHRFAEHEVVLPLVVITELEGKRSHPELGWFARQSLRLLDDLRVKYGRLDQPVLANDAGGTLRVELNHSDDSILPHGFRNESNDARILSVALNFAAEGREVTLVSKDMPLRVKAASVGLVADEYRHGQAMDATWTGMSDLELSEGEVQRLYSGEALELDEVAGKPVHTGLVVHSPRGSALARVMHDRTVKLVRGDREAFGLRGRSAEQRIALDLLLDESIGIVSLGGRAGTGKSALALCAGLEATMERNRHKKVVVFRPLYAVGGQELGYLPGSESEKMSPWAQAVFDTLGAVVHENVMEEVLARGMLEVLPLTHIRGRSLHDAFVIVDEAQSLERNVLLTVLSRIGQGSRVVLTHDVAQRDNLRVGRHDGVTAVIEALKGHPIFAHVTLTRSERSPIAEVVTDLLEDIPR
- a CDS encoding lytic transglycosylase domain-containing protein translates to MSPLWSRYGVRSASVALLVSGVIGGVYLSQDREIQQQSVSAQAEFEATLAEEQYVKDRHAEYTKVHAKEAESERLAAEKAAETAKAAAKRAAAAEESASRKAEREKAAKEAAERKKAEEEAAANEDASEPAAFAGPIPASCGEYSGNRATGCAIMLDSGFGIDQFPCLDKLWTKESGWNHQAQNPSSGAYGIPQSLPGSKMASAGSDWESNPATQISWGLGYIKGRYGTPCEAWAHSQSVGWY
- a CDS encoding S1 family peptidase; amino-acid sequence: MRHSTGKTLRRYGWERALRVPLLLVALVLALAAALPAPAAAGRHDLEVVGGDAARTGQFPWVVRVSAGCAGTLVAARVVLTAAHCAAGLPVDGIAVTADTVDLDDRRSREARVVRMIVAAGYRQVTEGDDWALLQLDRRLPLPTIPVNDASGYDTGRFTVIGWGATGEDQAQQRKLRYAEVPLVADHTCVSAYREAGYTYRPDEMLCAGYVADGRRDACYGDSGGPLVRRDAYGTWRQVGVVSWGIGCARPGLPGVYTQLSAHARELRAALARLR